In Candidatus Neomarinimicrobiota bacterium, the genomic stretch TCGGCGCCAAGGGTCCAGTAGAGGGTCTTGCTGTCAGCGGACCAGTGTACTTCGAAGCCGGAGTCACGTGTCACTTTTGCCACTGGAACGGAGCCCGTTTTGGGCGAGAGTGTCATGGTCCGGCCCGTATGCGGAAACGGGGTCACATGGATATGAAACCGTTCCGTGAATGCGATCCACTCCCCATCTGGTGAGAGAACAAAGTCGCCAGCGTACTTGGACGTGGCCAGGACGCGCCGGTCTTTCCCATTCACATCTACGCTGATAATGGCCCGCTCTCCGCCCTCACTTGCCAGCAGGAGTATCCGCTTGCCATCGGGACTAAACAGAGGCATACTTCCTTCCTTCGTGACGAACTGCGGTTTGCCGCCCGCCACTGGAACTACATAGATGCCGGGGTCGGCACTGTTTGCGAATCCGCGAATCCAGTTTCCGCCGCCCTTGCGATAGACAATTCTGTTTCCGTCAGGAGACCAGGACGGTTTGAAGTAGTGACCGTCCGGGATATTGAGTTGTGTCGGCTTTCTGCCGGAAGCATTCACCAATGAGATACCTCCCGTCTTACCGTCACGCCATGATGCAAATGCGACCTTTTTCCCGTTGGGCGACCACGCAGGATCGTACTCCCGCACCTTCTCGGATGAAGTTAGAAGTCTCCGCCCGGAACCATCTGAGTTAGAGAGGTGCAGTCTTCCAAGGGCGTGGAAGACGACCTTTTTCCCGTTGGGACTCGTCCGCGCATCACGCGTGGCACGTACCTGAAACGATTCACTCCCCACCTCCACAGGAATCTTCACGGTCCCTGTTATTGACTGCCTGACTTCCGCCTCAAAAGGAATCTCAAGAGCAGTGCCGCCATCTACATCGACCTGCCAGAAATGGCCTTTTGCCGATATGATGATTGATTCACCATCGGGTGTCCAACTGTAGCCGGGATGGATGCCGAAGATAGCCCACGTCTCCTGGGCATCCCTGTTCAACCTGTCGAAAATGGGACGTTCGTTGCCGGTATCTAAGTCTTTCACAAACAGGACCGTCTTCAGTCCTACCCGCCGGACAAAGGCGAGGATCCTGCCGTTGGGAGACAACTGAGGAGTGGCGGCGCCGCCTAGTCCGCCCACCACCCTTTCCTTCTCCCCAGTATCCAGATCTATCCTGTCGATGGCGTATATAGTACCGTAAGGATTGCGGTTGTATTCGAAGCTGTTGCCCGGACTTACGTCCTGAGAATAGTAGAGATATTGTCCGTCTGGACTGACATGGGGTTCGCCGGCGTCGTGTTGCCAGTCCCGCCTCTCAGAAATTTGAACACCTTCTCCGCCGGAGAGGTGATACATCCACATTTCGCCGGCGCCGATGGAGCGAGTATCTACGAAATGCTTGCGGGCGATGATGTACTGACCGTCCGCCGTGAAAACGGGATTGTTCAGAAGACGAAACTTCTCCTTGCTCACCTGCTTGCGGTTTGAGCCGTCCCGCTCCATGATCCATATATTGTCGCCGCCGCCCTCGTCGGATGTGAAGGCAATCTTCTCCCCGCCAGGACTGAAAGTCGGTTGGATATCCCAGGCGGGGCCGGAGGTGAGGGGCGTCGCCTTTCCGCCTGACATGGGCATGGTGTAGATGTCACCCAACAGGTCGAAGACAATCTCCTTGCCGTCGGAAGAGACGTCGCAGCTCATCCATGTACCTTCGTCTGTTTTGAAGGAAAGTTCCTCGGTGGGGCCGTGAGATGCCGTCACATCCCACTGATCGTTACCTTCTATTTCCACGTCTGCGTCTGAAGAACTGTCCTCATTTTGACCGCCCGTGATGGCAGGCTGAACGCCGCATACCTGCGGGGAGCCGTAGATTCCACTATCTCCACCGCCGTACAGAGTACGATCACTGCGGTTGAGATCCTGGGCGGTGACGGCGGTGATGGAAAGCAGTGTAGTCCAGAACATAAATTGTCTCATGTCGGTCTCCTTTAAGAAGAATTTTAATGTGGAATCAGTTTTGTCTCGCATTGATAAATTACTGAACGAATCTAAGCAAGATTACGCTCCTTGCCAAATTGGGGTGTCATGAGTAGTCTGTATATTTGCTATGGAAGGTTATGCCGGATGGTGACTCGCTTGAATTCCTATGCAACAATAACAACCTGATAGCTTCGCAATTGTTTGGTTCAACCAAATGAGTTAAGCTTTTTGGTACGGAGTCCTGATAATGGAAGACAAATTTCACTCCTATCGAACATTCTTCGGTTTTGAGATCGGATATGTCTCTGAGTTTGTCTACGGCGGAATTGACGGTGCCATCACAACTTTTGCCGTGGTAGCCGGCTCTACCGGGGCCGATCTGGAACTCGCCATCGTCGTTATTCTTGGGTTCGCAAATCTCATCGCCGACGGATTTTCAATGTCAGTAGGAAGTTACTTTTCCGCCAAAGCGGATCACGACTATTTCGAAAAGCACAAGGCGGTTGAATACTGGGAGATCGAAAACATGCGCCATAAGGAGATCGAGGAAGTGCGTGAAATCTATGAGGCAAAAGGATTCAAAGGGAAACTGCTGCAGCAGGTGGTGGACGTTATAACGTCAGATGAGGATGTCTGGGTCGACACCATGATGAAGGAAGAACTGGAAATGATAAAGGAAGACAAGACCCCTTTCAAGCAGGCCGTGGTAACCTTCGTCTCCTTCAACCTCATCGGCTTTATCCCCCTTACGGTATATGTACTGGCGGCCCTGTCTGACAGCGACCGGAGCAATCTCTTCATGATCTCCTGTCTTTCAACCGCCGCTGGACTTACAATCATCGGTAGTCTGAAAAGTCTGGTGACAGAGCAGAACTGGCTGAAAGGGGCGAGTGAAACAGTGCTGCTGGGAGGCCTTGCCGCAGTCATCGCCTATTTCGTCGGCGATGTTCTGCAAAATCTGCTGTAGCCCGTGCTTGTCGTGACACTCTCAGTTCTCGCATAAAGAATATGTTCGGCGCCGTAACAAAGGGGATACGTGTTGAAGTTGATAGCTGCTATATTCTTGAGCGGTCAGATCCGTCGCTGCCACTCTACTTCTTCGCTTATCATATTACTATTACCAAATGAAGGGGACATATCAGATGTATTATGAGGATGGGAACTCATTCGATGCCGAGATTGCACCTTTCCAACTGGCGACGCCTCAGTCGGTGAATTGAGATCAGTTAGCGCTGATAGTAACGCTCACCGGCAGATGATCGGAGTATCCGCCTAACAGCCGGTCCCCCACCCAGAATCTTAAAGGATAGCCTTCGTATTCCCCCCACTGGCGGTACTTGGGATCGTCCGGAATACGGATGCTTGTCGGTAGAACGAAAAGCTCGATGCTGTCCGCCAGTCCCGCGCTGACGATAATTTGGTCGTAAACCAGATCTTTCCCACCGTACTTGTAGCTGCCGCTGTTAACTTTGTCAATGAATGGCCCCATCAGATTCCAAAGCACGTTACGGTTCTCTTTGACTTTTTTCGGCGACAGCGACGATCCCAGGTGCTTCTCTACCGAAGGGGCAGTCGGCTGGTCATTCAGATCCCCCATGATGACAATTTCAGCATCGTGGTTCAGCCGCAGGATGGCATCAATTTCGCTCCGCAGGGCAATGGCCGCCAGTGCCCGCAGCGGATTGGTAGCTTCGGTGCCGCCCCAGTGGGAGGGCCAGTGGTTCACGAAAAGGTGCAGCTCCACACCACGGAACTTACCCACGACGTGAAGAATGTCGCGCGTGGGGTGGCCGCCCCCAAGATCCACAGCTATCGGACTTGATGAGATGACGGTAAAACGGCGAGGGTCGTAGAGGAGAGCTACATCAATTCCTCTCATATCTGGCGACTCATAGTGGATGATGTTGTAATCCCGCTCTCCGTATCTCAGGTCGAGCATCTCGAGGACGGCGCCGTTTTCCACTTCAGCCAGCCCGAGAATGTCGGCGTTCAGATCGGTGAGCATTTCCGCCAGATGATTGAGTTTCAAATCGAGGATCTCCTCGGTCACATGTTTTTCTCCGGCTGGAGTAAACTCGTCGTCCCGTTTGTCGGGATCGTCTTCAAGATCAAACAGATTTTCCACATTCCAGAAGCTGACGGTGAGAGTCGTATCAGCGGGACTCTCGGCTCGGCAAATCAGGTGAGCTATTATCAGGAATACAACTTTTTTCATGCCGTTTCCGCTACGGTTTTCATCATTGTAAATCCGGCCTTCGCTTGGGTCACAAAACGATGAACTAGTTCAGGATCGCGTTTACCCGATGATTCTTCTACACCGCTATGGACGTCAACACCGGCCGGCTGGACATGAAGAATAGCATCTCTTACGTTGGAGGGGGCAAGCCCGCCGGCGAGGATAACAGGTCGGTCTGAAATTTCAACGATCTGTCTGCTGACGTCCCAGTCGTGGACCATTCCGGTGGCGCCGGTGGCACCCGTCTCGGGGTCGTATGTATCTGTGATAAAGGCGTTCACCAGCGGGGAGAAGGTCTCAACGGCATCCCGCAGCTGAGAACTGTTGTCGCCGCGGACGATGAGGCTCTTGATGATGCGGAGTTCCGGCGCACTTTTGTGGATTGATGATATTTCCCTTGGCGTGATATCGCCATGGAGCTGGACCCAGCTGACACCGAGGTAACCGCAGAAGTTGACAACTT encodes the following:
- a CDS encoding amidohydrolase family protein, translated to MRQFMFWTTLLSITAVTAQDLNRSDRTLYGGGDSGIYGSPQVCGVQPAITGGQNEDSSSDADVEIEGNDQWDVTASHGPTEELSFKTDEGTWMSCDVSSDGKEIVFDLLGDIYTMPMSGGKATPLTSGPAWDIQPTFSPGGEKIAFTSDEGGGDNIWIMERDGSNRKQVSKEKFRLLNNPVFTADGQYIIARKHFVDTRSIGAGEMWMYHLSGGEGVQISERRDWQHDAGEPHVSPDGQYLYYSQDVSPGNSFEYNRNPYGTIYAIDRIDLDTGEKERVVGGLGGAATPQLSPNGRILAFVRRVGLKTVLFVKDLDTGNERPIFDRLNRDAQETWAIFGIHPGYSWTPDGESIIISAKGHFWQVDVDGGTALEIPFEAEVRQSITGTVKIPVEVGSESFQVRATRDARTSPNGKKVVFHALGRLHLSNSDGSGRRLLTSSEKVREYDPAWSPNGKKVAFASWRDGKTGGISLVNASGRKPTQLNIPDGHYFKPSWSPDGNRIVYRKGGGNWIRGFANSADPGIYVVPVAGGKPQFVTKEGSMPLFSPDGKRILLLASEGGERAIISVDVNGKDRRVLATSKYAGDFVLSPDGEWIAFTERFHIHVTPFPHTGRTMTLSPKTGSVPVAKVTRDSGFEVHWSADSKTLYWTLGAELFARHLSEMFTFVEGAPDSLPEPDSVGVMLGWTEKADLPSGKIALTGARIITMDESGVIENGTIVIENNRIVSVGPTSRTNMPRRAKKIDLSGKTIIPGLIDVHAHMGLNWDGLSPQQNWHYLANLAFGVTTTHDPSNSTEIVFANSELQKAGKLLAPRIFSTGTILYGAVTPSTAEVNSLEDAKSHLRRLKAFGAFSVKSYNQPRREQRQQVLKAARELGMMVYPEGGSTFQHNMNMIVDGHTGIEHSIPVSPVYKDFLTLYGASGAGYTPTLIVSYGGLWGENYWYQHQKVFEHERLLAYTPKELLDRAGRRRRMVEDNDYNFIENAKAAKALSDAGVKVNNGAHGQLQGLGAHWEMWMMVQGGMSPMEALKASTVNGAAYIGMEKDLGSLTAGKLADLVVLGKNPLEDIKNSDSVEMVMLNGRLYQAATLDEIYPDERTLPPLWWDK
- a CDS encoding VIT1/CCC1 transporter family protein; its protein translation is MEDKFHSYRTFFGFEIGYVSEFVYGGIDGAITTFAVVAGSTGADLELAIVVILGFANLIADGFSMSVGSYFSAKADHDYFEKHKAVEYWEIENMRHKEIEEVREIYEAKGFKGKLLQQVVDVITSDEDVWVDTMMKEELEMIKEDKTPFKQAVVTFVSFNLIGFIPLTVYVLAALSDSDRSNLFMISCLSTAAGLTIIGSLKSLVTEQNWLKGASETVLLGGLAAVIAYFVGDVLQNLL
- a CDS encoding endonuclease/exonuclease/phosphatase family protein, which codes for MKKVVFLIIAHLICRAESPADTTLTVSFWNVENLFDLEDDPDKRDDEFTPAGEKHVTEEILDLKLNHLAEMLTDLNADILGLAEVENGAVLEMLDLRYGERDYNIIHYESPDMRGIDVALLYDPRRFTVISSSPIAVDLGGGHPTRDILHVVGKFRGVELHLFVNHWPSHWGGTEATNPLRALAAIALRSEIDAILRLNHDAEIVIMGDLNDQPTAPSVEKHLGSSLSPKKVKENRNVLWNLMGPFIDKVNSGSYKYGGKDLVYDQIIVSAGLADSIELFVLPTSIRIPDDPKYRQWGEYEGYPLRFWVGDRLLGGYSDHLPVSVTISAN
- a CDS encoding phosphoribosylanthranilate isomerase, with product MKDYIQIAGVRDIEEARMLTDAGVSAIGLPLRLDVNDEDITEDEAARLIRTLHKSIRPVLITYIDSAREVVNFCGYLGVSWVQLHGDITPREISSIHKSAPELRIIKSLIVRGDNSSQLRDAVETFSPLVNAFITDTYDPETGATGATGMVHDWDVSRQIVEISDRPVILAGGLAPSNVRDAILHVQPAGVDVHSGVEESSGKRDPELVHRFVTQAKAGFTMMKTVAETA